The Apodemus sylvaticus chromosome 5, mApoSyl1.1, whole genome shotgun sequence genome has a segment encoding these proteins:
- the LOC127684344 gene encoding olfactory receptor 4P4-like: MECQRNISEFLLMGLSSKQNIEIFCFIFFLFCYFAILSWNLLILFSIRCSSLFNQPMYYFLSHLSSMDICYTSCVTPKLIEGLLIGRKTISYSNCMLQVFVMHFFGMIEILILTVMAFDRCVAICRPLHYMIIMNRSRCHVLIWASWVGGVAHSFPQIMMLVCLPFCGPNEIDHYYCDIFPLLKVACTDTYIAGVLTVANSGIVAFVIFVLLFGSYVLILYTLRNYSAEGRRKALSTCGSHISVVILFFGSSIFAYLRPPTTFPEDKIFALFYTIIVPMFNPLIYTLRNTEMKTAIKKVWCQTTLLEEKHN, translated from the coding sequence ATGGAATGCCAGAGGAACATATCAGAATTTCTTCTAATGGGGCTATCTTCCAAGCAGAACATTGAAATATTTTGCTTCATATTCTTCTTATTCTGCTATTTTGCCATCTTGTCTTGGAATTTGCTGATTCTTTTCTCAATTAGATGCAGTTCTCTGTTCAACCAACCTATGTACTATTTCCTCAGTCATTTATCATCTATGGACATTTGCTATACCTCCTGTGTGACACCCAAATTAATTGAGGGTCTACTTATAGGAAGAAAAACCATCTCCTATTCAAACTGCATGCTACAGGTTTTTGTAATGCACTTCTTTGGAATGATTGAAATTTTAATCCTGACAGTCATGGCCTTTGACCGTTGTGTGGCCATCTGCAGGCCTCTTCACTACATGATCATCATGAACAGAAGCAGGTGCCATGTCCTGATCTGGGCTTCCTGGGTTGGTGGGGTAGCCCACTCCTTTCCCCAGATTATGATGCTAGTCTGTTTGCCATTCTGTGGCCCCAATGAAATAGACCACTACTACTGTGATATTTTCCCTTTGCTGAAAGTTGCTTGTACTGATACCTACATTGCTGGTGTCCTCACGGTTGCCAATTCAGGAATTGTTGCCTTTGTAATCTTTGTTCTCTTGTTTGGCTCATATGTACTTATACTGTACACATTAAGGAATTATTCAGCAGAGGGAAGACGCAAAGCTCTTTCAACATGTGGGTCCCATATCTCTGtggttattttattctttggatCTTCCATCTTTGCCTACCTTAGACCTCCTACCACTTTCCCTGAGGACAAAATCTTTGCACTGTTTTACACGATCATTGTTCCTATGTTCAACCCCCTCATATATACTCTAAGAAATACAGAGATGAAGACTGCCATAAAGAAGGTTTGGTGTCAGACAAcacttttagaagaaaaacacaATTAA
- the LOC127684343 gene encoding olfactory receptor 4P4-like yields MGNVTVFILLGLSDNQNIEVLCFVLFLFCYIAIWMGNVLIMVSITCTQLIDKPMYFFLHYLSLCDLCYTSTVIPKLLTDLLAERKIISYNNCMTQLFVLHFVGAIEIFILTAMAYDRYVAICRPLHYTVIMSRQRCNVLLTACCTGGFVHSASQSLLIAFLSFCHHNEIDHYFCDVYPLLKLACTDTHRIGLFVIVDSGLIALVTFVVLMVSYFLIVHTISVYPAESRSKALSTCSSHITIVVLFFVPVLFIYIRPNVTFPEDKVFALFYTIIAPMFNPLIYTLRNLEMKHAIKKMWYHQISSYKKQIP; encoded by the coding sequence ATGGGGAATGTTACTGTGTTTATTCTCTTGGGACTTTCTGACAATCAAAACATTGAAGTCCTCTGCTTTGTATTATTTCTATTTTGCTACATTGCTATTTGGATGGGCAATGTTCTCATAATGGTTTCTATCACATGCACTCAGCTCATTGACAAACCCATGTATTTCTTTCTCCATTACTTATCACTTTGTGATCTTTGCTACACATCAACAGTGATACCCAAACTCCTGACTGATTTACTAGCTGAAAGGAAGATTATTTCCTATAATAATTGCATGACACAGCTCTTTGTTCTTCATTTTGTTGGTGCCATCGAGATCTTCATTCTCACTgcaatggcctatgaccgctatgttgcCATCTGCAGGCCCCTGCACTACACTGTCATAATGAGCAGACAGAGATGCAATGTACTCCTTACGGCTTGTTGCACTGGAGGATTTGTACACTCAGCCAGTCAGTCCCTTCTTATTgcttttttgtccttttgtcatCACAATGAGATAGATCACTACTTCTGTGATGTATATCCTTTATTGAAATTGGCTTGCACTGATACACATAGAATTGGTCTCTTTGTTATTGTTGATTCTGGCCTAATTGCTTTGGTGACATTTGTAGTTTTAATGGTATCTTATTTTCTGATAGTACACACCATTAGTGTTTACCCTGCAGAGAGCCGTTCCAAAGCTCTTTCAACATGTAGTTCACATATAACCATTGTAGTCCTGTTTTTTGTGCCTGTTCTCTTCATTTATATCAGACCAAATGTAACATTCCCAGAGGACAAAGTGTTTGCTCTTTTCTACACCATCATAGCTCCCATGTTCAACCCTCTGATCTACACACTGAGAAATCTAGAGATGAAGcatgcaattaaaaaaatgtggtatcatCAAATATCTTCATACAAGAAACAAATTCCATGA